One part of the Georgfuchsia toluolica genome encodes these proteins:
- a CDS encoding aminotransferase class V-fold PLP-dependent enzyme yields the protein MSFDAAALRAEFPLLASATMPLHYLDSAATSQIHHAALDAMVRHETTARANVMRGTYRLAEAATEAYETARTQAARFLNAAAPDEIVFTAGATAALNLVAYAFGGTLRPGDEVVISLAEHHSNFVPWQMLRDRAGICLKFLPLTAEGRIDSAALPALVTSRCRLIAVTHCSNVTGAVSDVAAIVAAARAVGARVLLDGAQQVQHGPADVQALGIDFYAFSGHKCYGPNGIGVLWGRADALDCLPPFQGGGGMVGEVTPEATSFAMPPYRFEAGTPPIAQAVGLGAALDWMVTLPWPAIHVHEQALLQRLLAGLATRPQVRVLGPADLTARQPIVAFNLAGLHPHDVCQVLDRHGVALRGGHHCAQPLMRHFGVDGTNRASIAPYNTTSDIDALLAGLDDAIEVLA from the coding sequence ATGAGTTTCGATGCTGCTGCGCTGCGCGCGGAATTTCCGCTGCTTGCTTCCGCCACCATGCCGTTGCACTACCTCGACAGCGCCGCTACCAGCCAAATCCACCATGCCGCTCTCGATGCCATGGTGCGCCACGAGACCACCGCGCGTGCCAACGTCATGCGCGGCACCTACCGGCTGGCCGAGGCGGCCACCGAAGCCTATGAGACTGCACGCACACAGGCCGCGCGTTTTCTAAACGCCGCAGCGCCCGACGAGATTGTGTTCACAGCCGGTGCCACCGCCGCGCTCAATCTCGTTGCATATGCTTTCGGTGGCACGCTGAGGCCCGGAGACGAAGTCGTCATCTCGCTGGCCGAACACCACAGCAATTTCGTGCCCTGGCAGATGCTGCGCGACCGTGCCGGCATCTGTCTCAAGTTCCTGCCGCTCACGGCCGAAGGTCGCATCGACAGCGCCGCGCTGCCCGCGCTCGTCACATCACGCTGCCGCCTGATCGCGGTAACGCACTGCTCGAATGTCACGGGTGCGGTCAGCGACGTCGCCGCCATCGTCGCCGCCGCCCGCGCGGTAGGCGCACGCGTGCTGCTCGATGGCGCCCAACAAGTGCAACACGGCCCCGCGGATGTACAGGCACTCGGTATCGACTTCTACGCTTTCTCCGGCCACAAATGCTATGGTCCTAACGGCATCGGTGTGCTCTGGGGCCGCGCCGACGCGCTGGATTGTCTGCCGCCCTTCCAGGGCGGCGGCGGCATGGTCGGCGAAGTCACGCCCGAAGCCACCAGCTTTGCCATGCCACCGTACCGCTTCGAGGCCGGTACGCCACCCATCGCCCAGGCGGTGGGCCTCGGTGCCGCCCTGGACTGGATGGTGACCTTGCCGTGGCCGGCAATTCACGTCCACGAGCAGGCCCTGCTGCAACGCCTGTTGGCGGGACTCGCTACGCGGCCCCAAGTGCGCGTTCTCGGTCCGGCTGACTTGACGGCACGACAGCCCATCGTGGCCTTCAATCTCGCCGGCCTGCATCCGCACGATGTCTGCCAGGTGCTCGACCGCCACGGCGTGGCGCTACGCGGTGGCCATCATTGTGCCCAGCCCTTGATGCGGCACTTCGGCGTCGACGGCACCAATCGCGCCAGCATCGCGCCCTACAACACCACCTCCGACATCGACGCCCTGCTGGCCGGCCTCGACGATGCCATCGAGGTGCTGGCATGA
- a CDS encoding iron-sulfur cluster assembly scaffold protein, with the protein MNDDLYQQAMKELARAAHGSGRLAHPSASSYLDNPLCGDRITLDLRVENDVVVEVAHETRGCLICRAAASLLAHDAPGKTLDQLARVRADLEALLAGHPAASPQWPDLALFAPIHAHKSRHGCVLLPFRALSLATNGSGQR; encoded by the coding sequence ATGAACGACGACCTCTATCAGCAAGCCATGAAGGAACTGGCCCGGGCGGCCCATGGCAGCGGACGCCTCGCTCATCCCAGCGCCAGCTCGTATCTCGACAACCCGCTCTGCGGCGACCGCATCACGCTCGATCTGCGTGTCGAGAACGACGTGGTTGTCGAAGTGGCGCACGAAACCAGGGGTTGTCTGATCTGCCGTGCCGCCGCTTCACTGCTCGCGCATGATGCCCCTGGCAAGACATTGGACCAACTGGCGCGCGTACGCGCCGACCTCGAAGCGCTGCTTGCGGGCCATCCCGCTGCATCTCCACAGTGGCCGGATCTGGCCCTCTTCGCCCCCATACACGCGCACAAGAGCCGCCACGGCTGCGTGCTTTTGCCATTCCGTGCCCTGAGCCTGGCGACAAACGGCAGCGGCCAGCGTTGA
- a CDS encoding AraC family transcriptional regulator — protein sequence MDIAQRNSPYANEPLARHLLFQTTDAIEARERVAEIYCPHDLKIVGPDRCLVDTSMSRVELGGISLNRLRYGPTVNIDVGCLGTFLLVMMPMVGTAHVSCGDQTLCASPDHAAVVSPTLPFYQTINANCDQIMVQVDRSLLERICAQHVGHDLREPVRFGLDLAISNHHANGFLALVSHLINELDSPASYLKSQLVRSSIEHLVVVTLLHAQWSNYSEELTRPAPSVAPSHVKRVEEYIKAHAAEPLTIASLADFAGVSASSLYTGFREFRKTTPMAYLRAERLQRVRNELLQATPATTTVADVAARWGFLHLGHFGTYYKKKFGELPSDTLRKQ from the coding sequence ATGGATATCGCACAGCGTAACTCGCCGTATGCCAATGAGCCGCTAGCCCGCCATTTGCTGTTTCAGACTACCGATGCGATTGAGGCGCGCGAGCGGGTGGCGGAGATTTATTGCCCGCATGACCTGAAAATCGTCGGCCCGGACCGATGTCTGGTCGATACGTCGATGAGCCGTGTTGAACTGGGCGGGATTTCCCTCAATCGCCTGCGCTACGGCCCCACGGTCAACATCGACGTGGGCTGCCTCGGAACTTTCCTGCTTGTCATGATGCCGATGGTCGGCACCGCACATGTCAGTTGTGGCGACCAGACGCTGTGCGCCAGCCCGGATCATGCCGCTGTCGTTTCGCCGACGCTGCCGTTTTACCAAACCATCAATGCCAATTGCGATCAGATCATGGTGCAAGTCGATCGCTCGTTGCTGGAGCGTATTTGCGCGCAACATGTCGGGCATGACTTGCGCGAGCCGGTCCGATTCGGGCTTGATCTGGCGATATCGAATCATCATGCCAACGGCTTTCTGGCGCTCGTTTCCCACCTGATCAATGAACTGGACAGTCCCGCGTCCTACCTGAAATCGCAACTGGTGCGCTCATCGATCGAGCATCTGGTGGTGGTGACGCTGCTGCATGCACAGTGGAGCAACTACAGCGAAGAACTGACCCGCCCGGCGCCGTCGGTCGCCCCGAGCCACGTCAAGCGGGTTGAGGAATACATCAAGGCGCATGCGGCGGAACCGCTGACGATAGCCAGCCTGGCGGACTTTGCCGGGGTCAGCGCCAGTTCGCTTTACACGGGTTTTCGGGAGTTCCGCAAGACCACTCCGATGGCCTATCTTCGCGCCGAACGCCTGCAACGCGTGCGCAACGAGTTGTTGCAGGCCACGCCCGCGACGACGACTGTCGCCGATGTCGCTGCACGATGGGGTTTTCTGCATCTCGGTCACTTCGGCACCTACTACAAGAAGAAGTTTGGCGAACTGCCATCGGACACCTTGCGCAAACAGTAG
- a CDS encoding CoxG family protein, which yields MYIERTFVLDAPLQRAWAFLNEPQEVGNCLPGCHTVEVVEPGKYNASVGVKVGPIKVGFDVRVETKEERRPEYAAYTIQGNGKDGSSKVSAECTLALQSLEEQRTEITYTSHVNIVGKLGKFPGGVMQKFADGINDQFIASMRTRVQELESQRGGAEAATVSAGVLGKLKSMFMKFLGMLRGKF from the coding sequence ATGTATATCGAGCGCACATTCGTTCTCGACGCGCCATTGCAGCGCGCGTGGGCTTTCCTGAACGAGCCGCAGGAAGTCGGCAACTGTTTGCCGGGCTGCCACACCGTCGAGGTGGTAGAGCCAGGCAAATACAATGCTTCGGTGGGCGTCAAGGTCGGCCCGATCAAGGTTGGTTTCGATGTGCGGGTCGAAACCAAGGAAGAGCGTCGGCCGGAATACGCCGCCTACACCATACAGGGAAACGGCAAGGACGGCAGCAGCAAGGTGAGTGCGGAGTGCACCCTGGCGCTGCAGAGCCTCGAAGAACAGCGTACCGAAATCACCTACACGTCGCATGTGAATATCGTCGGCAAGCTCGGCAAGTTTCCCGGTGGCGTCATGCAAAAGTTCGCCGATGGCATCAACGATCAATTTATTGCTTCGATGCGCACCCGCGTTCAGGAACTCGAAAGTCAGCGCGGCGGGGCGGAAGCTGCAACGGTCTCGGCAGGCGTGCTGGGAAAACTGAAATCCATGTTCATGAAGTTCCTGGGGATGCTGCGCGGGAAGTTCTGA
- a CDS encoding xanthine dehydrogenase family protein molybdopterin-binding subunit: protein MNKLNVVGQSVERPDAYDKVTGGKGYPMNVRLPGMLHGKMLRSPYAHARIVSIDATRAEQLPGVKAVLLPKDVPQVKFTPVYFVPVQAPSMILDFDVMNGEIVRYVGQPVAAVAATSAEIAEAALELIDVEYEELPAVFDPEEAMQPDAPQLHADAPNNIAKNPVFEFGNLDQGFADADFVFEGVYQTQRVHTCYMEPRVCIVDMDRRDNVTIHVTTQHIFGTREKLAFALGIPESKVKVVKPPYIGGGFGGKLELTAMEPVAALLSKKSGRPVRIEHTRHEDFITTTRNPIKVFLKTGVKKDGTFTARYAKSILDCGAHATHGSEVIMVHGAFGIFFNYHAPHSKWEGFTVYTNNMIGGGYRGYGAPQGSFAVESQIDEICTKLGLDPIEMRLKNARKKGEPHPFNPAFTIASYGLEDCLRQGAEKIGWAAARKAPHGEGSKKRGIGLSVHPVWVSGCMGFPDIYEHSGAIVKINRDGTADLATASMDIGSGQITTLCQIAAEELGLPAGAVRMSSQCDTDNVPFDAPTHASRVTYSSGNAIKAASAMAKKRLLEVAAILMEVSPDDLEVANGIVSVKGSPGKSVTVAQVAQRAESPFVQMTAEGPAPTTVEEKGTIVGIASLAPTSNPTPCAAQFVEVEVDTETGEVRVLHAVYAHDIGRTINPRAAEGQVEGGFQQGMGYALMEHIQFDAETGSCLTSDFLDYKMPTAMEMPRKIDSIFIETDEPTGPFGAKSLGECCVITPAPAIANAIFDAIGVRFRDLPITPEKILTGLGKL, encoded by the coding sequence ATGAACAAGCTTAATGTGGTCGGGCAAAGCGTCGAGCGGCCCGATGCGTATGACAAGGTAACGGGTGGCAAGGGTTATCCGATGAATGTGCGGCTCCCCGGCATGCTGCATGGCAAGATGCTGCGCAGCCCGTATGCCCACGCGCGCATCGTCAGCATCGACGCCACGCGCGCCGAGCAACTGCCGGGCGTCAAGGCGGTACTGCTGCCCAAGGACGTGCCGCAGGTCAAGTTCACGCCGGTGTATTTCGTGCCGGTGCAGGCGCCGAGCATGATCCTCGACTTCGACGTCATGAACGGCGAAATCGTGCGTTACGTTGGCCAGCCGGTGGCAGCCGTGGCGGCGACCTCGGCGGAAATCGCCGAGGCGGCGCTGGAGTTGATCGATGTCGAATACGAGGAACTGCCGGCGGTGTTCGATCCCGAGGAGGCGATGCAGCCGGATGCGCCGCAACTGCATGCGGACGCGCCGAACAATATCGCCAAGAATCCGGTTTTCGAGTTTGGCAATCTCGACCAGGGTTTTGCCGACGCCGATTTCGTCTTCGAGGGCGTGTACCAGACCCAGCGCGTGCATACCTGTTACATGGAGCCGCGCGTCTGCATCGTCGATATGGATCGTCGCGACAATGTCACCATCCACGTGACGACACAGCATATTTTCGGCACGCGCGAGAAACTGGCCTTCGCGCTGGGCATTCCCGAGAGCAAGGTCAAAGTCGTCAAGCCGCCCTACATCGGCGGCGGCTTCGGCGGCAAGCTGGAACTGACTGCGATGGAACCGGTCGCCGCGCTCCTGAGCAAGAAGTCCGGCCGCCCGGTGCGCATCGAGCACACGCGCCATGAGGATTTCATCACCACGACGCGCAATCCGATCAAGGTGTTTCTCAAGACCGGAGTGAAGAAGGATGGCACCTTTACCGCGCGCTACGCCAAGAGCATTCTCGACTGCGGCGCCCACGCGACGCATGGCTCCGAGGTGATCATGGTGCACGGCGCCTTCGGCATTTTCTTCAATTATCACGCGCCGCATTCGAAGTGGGAGGGCTTCACGGTTTACACGAACAACATGATCGGCGGCGGCTATCGCGGTTATGGCGCCCCGCAGGGGAGCTTCGCCGTCGAATCGCAGATCGACGAAATCTGCACCAAACTTGGCCTTGACCCGATCGAGATGCGCCTCAAGAACGCGCGCAAGAAGGGCGAACCGCATCCGTTCAACCCGGCCTTCACGATCGCTTCCTATGGGCTTGAAGATTGTCTGCGCCAGGGTGCCGAAAAGATCGGCTGGGCGGCGGCCAGGAAGGCGCCGCACGGCGAAGGCAGCAAGAAGCGCGGCATCGGCCTTTCGGTGCACCCGGTCTGGGTCAGCGGCTGCATGGGCTTTCCCGACATCTACGAGCATTCCGGCGCAATCGTCAAGATCAATCGCGACGGCACCGCGGACCTGGCGACGGCGTCGATGGATATCGGCTCGGGCCAGATCACCACGCTCTGTCAGATTGCCGCCGAAGAGCTTGGACTGCCGGCCGGCGCCGTGCGCATGAGCAGTCAGTGCGACACGGACAACGTGCCGTTCGACGCGCCGACGCACGCCAGTCGCGTTACCTACTCGTCCGGCAATGCCATCAAGGCGGCGTCGGCGATGGCCAAAAAGCGCCTTCTTGAAGTCGCGGCGATCCTCATGGAAGTCAGCCCGGACGATCTTGAGGTGGCCAATGGCATAGTCAGCGTCAAGGGCTCGCCCGGAAAGTCGGTCACGGTGGCGCAAGTCGCCCAGCGTGCCGAGTCGCCTTTCGTGCAGATGACCGCTGAGGGACCGGCACCGACCACGGTGGAAGAAAAAGGCACCATCGTCGGCATCGCCAGTCTCGCGCCGACCTCGAATCCGACGCCATGCGCTGCGCAGTTCGTCGAGGTCGAGGTCGACACCGAAACCGGCGAGGTCAGGGTGCTGCACGCCGTGTATGCGCATGACATTGGCCGTACGATCAACCCGAGGGCGGCGGAAGGTCAGGTCGAAGGCGGCTTCCAGCAAGGCATGGGCTACGCCCTGATGGAACATATTCAGTTCGATGCGGAGACCGGCTCCTGCCTGACTTCGGATTTTCTCGACTACAAGATGCCGACCGCAATGGAAATGCCGCGCAAGATAGACAGCATCTTCATCGAGACCGACGAGCCGACCGGCCCGTTCGGCGCCAAGAGCCTCGGCGAATGCTGCGTCATCACCCCGGCGCCGGCCATCGCCAATGCGATTTTTGACGCCATCGGCGTGCGCTTCAGGGATCTGCCGATCACCCCCGAGAAGATCCTGACCGGGCTCGGGAAGCTATAG
- a CDS encoding (2Fe-2S)-binding protein, with protein MKQMMTLEVNGEMHELLVDKDATLLKVLREQLGLNGPKRGCDSGGCGCCTVHIDGKAVYSCLCYALAYDGAKVTTAEGLSSGEELHPLQSAFIETGAVQCGYCTCGMMMSAKQLLDDCPHPDEEQIRQGISGNLCRCTGYAKIVDAVKLAAEG; from the coding sequence ATGAAACAGATGATGACACTCGAAGTGAACGGCGAAATGCATGAGCTGCTGGTCGACAAGGACGCCACCCTGCTCAAGGTCCTGCGCGAACAGCTCGGCCTCAATGGTCCGAAGCGCGGCTGCGATAGCGGCGGCTGCGGCTGTTGCACGGTGCATATCGACGGCAAGGCCGTGTACTCCTGCCTGTGCTATGCCTTGGCGTACGATGGCGCGAAGGTGACCACCGCGGAGGGACTCTCCAGCGGCGAAGAATTGCACCCCCTGCAATCGGCGTTCATCGAGACCGGGGCCGTGCAGTGCGGCTATTGCACCTGCGGCATGATGATGTCGGCAAAGCAGTTGCTCGATGACTGCCCGCACCCCGACGAAGAACAGATTCGTCAAGGCATTTCCGGCAACCTCTGTCGCTGCACCGGTTACGCCAAGATCGTCGACGCCGTGAAGCTGGCGGCGGAGGGTTGA
- a CDS encoding FAD binding domain-containing protein: MALNNLKNFYTPASVDEVFDLLDKDAETLVLSGGTFLRGLETRGLLSGVEALVNIRKLGLDQIASDANGMNIGASVTFAALQNADEVKTAPWLGAVADALAYPPVQIRNTATIGGCVSASCPFFDIPTALLALDAVVIARARQGERRMALPDFFAGMFANALEPGEFVTGVVIPRIQGNTAGAFIKLEGTANDLAIVNVAVRISIDANRKCSGVSVALGGGVAETAVRAPAAENILLGSKLDSGTLLAASAAVVEDIEPLSDHRASAAYRGEMAKVLTRRALESAVARLA; the protein is encoded by the coding sequence ATGGCTTTGAACAATCTGAAGAACTTTTATACGCCCGCCAGCGTGGATGAGGTGTTCGACCTCCTCGACAAGGATGCGGAAACACTGGTGCTTTCAGGGGGCACCTTCCTGCGCGGCCTTGAGACGCGCGGCCTGCTGAGCGGTGTCGAGGCACTGGTGAATATTCGCAAGCTCGGGCTCGACCAGATCGCCAGCGATGCGAACGGCATGAATATCGGCGCCAGCGTGACCTTCGCCGCCCTGCAGAATGCGGATGAGGTCAAGACTGCGCCCTGGCTGGGCGCCGTTGCCGATGCCCTGGCTTATCCTCCGGTGCAGATTCGCAATACTGCGACGATTGGCGGCTGCGTCTCGGCCTCATGTCCCTTCTTTGATATTCCAACCGCATTGCTGGCGCTGGATGCCGTCGTGATTGCGCGCGCGCGCCAGGGAGAACGGCGCATGGCGCTGCCCGATTTCTTCGCCGGCATGTTCGCCAATGCGCTGGAACCCGGTGAATTTGTTACGGGCGTTGTCATCCCGCGCATCCAGGGTAATACGGCCGGAGCATTCATCAAGCTGGAAGGCACCGCCAATGACCTTGCCATCGTCAACGTCGCAGTGCGCATCAGCATCGATGCCAACCGGAAGTGCTCCGGCGTCAGCGTGGCGCTCGGCGGCGGCGTCGCCGAGACGGCGGTGCGCGCCCCGGCGGCCGAGAACATCCTGCTCGGTTCGAAGCTCGATAGCGGCACGCTGCTGGCGGCCAGCGCCGCCGTGGTCGAGGATATCGAGCCGTTATCCGATCATCGCGCCTCGGCCGCCTATCGCGGCGAGATGGCAAAGGTGCTGACCCGCCGGGCGCTGGAAAGCGCCGTGGCACGTTTGGCTTGA
- a CDS encoding NnrU family protein, translating into MNGYLVLILGLIILLGTHSVRIVADGWRSAMIGRTGILGWKALIGLVSLLGFGLLVWGFGLARAEPVVLWAAPVWARHVVALLMLPALVLLVAAYIPGNRIKSAIGHPMVAGVNIWALAHLLTNGRLAGLLLFGSFLVWAVFSFSAARRRDRAAGVTYPAGPLSRTVIAIVIGIALWAAFIMKLHVLLIGVQPFG; encoded by the coding sequence ATGAACGGCTATCTTGTTTTGATTCTGGGATTAATCATTCTTCTCGGTACCCACTCGGTACGCATCGTGGCCGACGGCTGGCGCAGCGCCATGATCGGCCGCACCGGCATCCTCGGCTGGAAGGCGTTGATCGGCCTGGTCTCCCTCCTCGGATTCGGCTTGCTCGTGTGGGGCTTCGGCCTGGCGCGCGCCGAGCCGGTCGTTTTGTGGGCAGCGCCGGTATGGGCCCGGCATGTGGTGGCGCTGCTGATGCTGCCGGCATTGGTGCTGCTGGTGGCGGCTTATATTCCGGGCAACCGGATCAAGTCGGCCATCGGCCATCCGATGGTGGCCGGGGTAAATATCTGGGCGCTGGCGCATCTGCTGACGAACGGCAGGCTGGCCGGCCTGCTGCTGTTCGGCAGCTTCCTGGTCTGGGCGGTATTTTCATTCAGCGCCGCGCGCCGGCGTGATCGCGCAGCAGGCGTCACCTACCCCGCCGGCCCCCTGTCGCGCACCGTCATCGCCATCGTGATCGGCATCGCTTTGTGGGCGGCCTTTATCATGAAGCTTCATGTGTTGCTGATCGGCGTGCAGCCTTTCGGCTGA
- a CDS encoding DUF2238 domain-containing protein: MQQRALPAALLASVLLALLISGLHPYDRPTWLMETLPVMIAAPILIASRQRFPLTRLLYVLIAIHALILIAGGTYTYARVPLGFWLQEMLSFERNPYDRIGHFFQGLVPALVAREILLRLGYVRSRAMAGFLALCVAMTVSVCYELIEWAAALALGQGAGDFLGTQGDVWDTQWDMFMALTGALTGIFLLAGLHDKQMEKMKRPAKQPSVELLSR, translated from the coding sequence ATGCAACAACGCGCTCTTCCCGCGGCATTGCTCGCCAGCGTGCTGCTGGCCTTGCTGATCTCGGGCCTGCACCCCTACGACCGCCCGACCTGGCTGATGGAAACGCTGCCGGTGATGATCGCCGCGCCGATCCTGATCGCAAGCCGGCAGCGCTTTCCGTTAACGCGGCTGCTCTATGTCCTCATCGCGATTCATGCGCTGATTCTGATTGCCGGTGGGACCTACACCTATGCACGCGTACCCTTGGGTTTCTGGCTGCAGGAGATGCTGTCGTTCGAACGCAATCCCTACGACCGCATCGGCCATTTTTTTCAGGGCCTGGTGCCGGCGCTGGTGGCGCGCGAAATCCTGCTGCGCCTGGGCTATGTGCGTAGCCGCGCAATGGCAGGTTTTCTCGCCCTGTGCGTGGCGATGACGGTATCGGTCTGTTACGAGTTGATTGAATGGGCGGCGGCGCTGGCCCTGGGCCAGGGCGCGGGTGACTTTCTCGGCACGCAAGGCGATGTGTGGGACACGCAATGGGACATGTTCATGGCGCTGACCGGCGCACTGACCGGCATTTTCCTGCTGGCAGGTCTGCATGACAAGCAGATGGAAAAAATGAAGCGCCCGGCAAAACAACCCAGCGTGGAATTACTTTCTCGCTGA
- a CDS encoding site-specific recombinase, with protein sequence MKAILEQLLANPGTRDIGPLRALVRTLRPIRSGEVTQATVHLYALIQLLSARPQLAAVLRNYLAEVIGSRKLVHLCTDTGILESAGFFGELWKRFNHRWLPPTVNDDYVKDVFSLVFDHSDDWQWVCSIDDEVWESLLLVLGFEWRESLELHDRVMRELLEAVQVLSYRITAIGLEPELVRNYPDIERFESPFMRQNAEVVDFVERYQCWLQERGKGRDDARHIEVLLGQCEEVVVKIRRQAAQSGVSVSLTRLLLRLTQSIDRLRILLTLLDPVSIAAARKSGIALFKMLVYADNLKWSLSELFQTNTELLALQVTERASRSGEHYVTRDAAEWKEMFRSASGAGFIVGFMAMIKVLLSKLVLAPFGYALFYSLNYSFGFMFVHVLHFTIATKQPAMTAASIAATIDAGRQCLHELAELVICVFRSQFIAIVGNVLVVMPTAFVAAWCWSSLSGRPLADPDKALHLLHDLDPFHSLALFHAAIAGVCLFLSGLISGYYDNKAAYNEIPARLRQLAWLRRLIGEARLARITAYIGDNLGALAGNFFFGVMLGSIGTLGFIFGLPIDIRHITFSSANFIFALMGMNYLLTPEQWILSLLGIALIGALNLMVSFTLALAVALRSRRVSFRQGGTLIGLVLKRFWYMPRDFFLPPPALEDQGST encoded by the coding sequence ATGAAAGCAATTCTCGAACAGCTATTAGCCAACCCCGGCACGCGCGACATCGGTCCGCTGCGTGCGCTGGTGCGTACCCTGCGGCCAATCCGCAGCGGTGAAGTGACACAGGCCACGGTGCATTTGTACGCACTGATCCAGTTGCTGTCAGCGCGGCCTCAATTGGCGGCAGTGCTACGCAATTATCTTGCCGAGGTTATCGGCTCGCGCAAGCTTGTCCACCTATGCACCGACACCGGCATTCTTGAAAGCGCGGGATTTTTCGGCGAATTATGGAAACGCTTCAATCACCGATGGCTGCCGCCCACGGTCAACGACGACTACGTCAAGGACGTGTTCTCGCTGGTCTTCGACCACAGTGACGACTGGCAATGGGTGTGCAGCATCGACGACGAAGTATGGGAAAGCTTGCTGCTTGTACTCGGTTTTGAGTGGCGTGAATCTCTTGAACTCCATGATCGCGTGATGCGTGAATTGCTCGAAGCGGTGCAGGTGCTGTCTTACCGCATCACGGCGATCGGTCTCGAACCGGAACTGGTGCGCAATTATCCGGACATAGAGCGCTTCGAGTCGCCGTTCATGCGCCAGAACGCGGAAGTGGTGGACTTCGTCGAGCGCTATCAGTGCTGGCTGCAAGAGCGTGGCAAAGGAAGGGACGATGCACGCCATATCGAGGTGCTGCTCGGCCAATGCGAAGAAGTGGTCGTGAAGATCCGCCGCCAGGCCGCACAGAGCGGCGTGTCGGTCAGCCTTACCCGCTTGTTGCTGCGTTTGACGCAAAGCATCGATCGTTTGCGTATCTTGCTCACGCTGCTCGATCCCGTTTCCATCGCCGCCGCACGCAAATCGGGTATCGCCCTGTTCAAGATGCTGGTTTACGCCGATAACCTCAAATGGAGCCTGTCCGAGTTGTTCCAGACCAACACGGAACTGCTCGCGCTGCAGGTTACCGAGCGCGCCAGCCGCAGCGGCGAGCACTACGTTACGCGCGATGCCGCGGAATGGAAGGAGATGTTCCGCTCTGCATCAGGTGCGGGCTTCATCGTCGGCTTCATGGCCATGATCAAGGTGCTGCTGTCGAAACTTGTGCTCGCGCCTTTCGGTTATGCGCTGTTCTACAGCCTCAACTATTCCTTCGGCTTCATGTTCGTTCATGTGCTGCACTTCACCATTGCCACCAAGCAACCGGCAATGACAGCCGCATCAATCGCGGCGACCATCGATGCGGGAAGGCAGTGTCTGCACGAATTGGCTGAACTCGTAATCTGCGTGTTTCGCTCGCAATTCATTGCCATCGTCGGCAATGTGCTGGTCGTCATGCCGACGGCCTTTGTCGCTGCGTGGTGCTGGTCATCTTTGAGCGGCAGGCCGCTCGCCGACCCCGACAAGGCATTGCATCTGTTGCATGATCTTGATCCATTTCACAGTCTGGCGCTGTTTCATGCAGCGATTGCGGGCGTATGCCTGTTCCTTTCCGGTCTGATCTCGGGCTACTACGACAACAAGGCCGCCTACAACGAGATTCCGGCGCGCTTGCGGCAATTGGCATGGTTGCGGCGGCTTATCGGTGAAGCACGGCTGGCGCGAATCACTGCCTACATTGGCGATAACCTCGGCGCGCTGGCGGGAAACTTTTTCTTCGGTGTGATGCTGGGGTCGATCGGCACACTTGGCTTCATCTTCGGCTTGCCCATCGATATTCGCCACATCACGTTTTCCAGCGCGAATTTCATCTTTGCACTGATGGGCATGAATTACCTGCTCACGCCTGAACAGTGGATTCTGTCATTGCTTGGCATTGCCCTGATCGGCGCTTTAAATCTGATGGTGAGTTTTACGCTGGCACTCGCCGTGGCATTGCGCTCGCGGCGCGTCAGTTTCAGGCAGGGCGGGACTCTGATCGGCCTGGTACTGAAACGCTTCTGGTATATGCCGCGCGACTTTTTCCTTCCGCCACCCGCTCTGGAGGACCAAGGAAGCACTTAA
- a CDS encoding RNA-binding S4 domain-containing protein codes for MNDFTNALRIDKWLWAARFFKTRSLAAAAVENGKVRLNGSPTKSSREVKPHDAIDIAVGELRWSVIVKGINAQRRPAAEARLLYEETEASLARRTREAEMRKLAPVPGSDLKGRPTKRSGRLIRRVGA; via the coding sequence ATGAACGATTTCACCAACGCATTGCGCATCGACAAATGGCTATGGGCCGCGCGCTTCTTCAAGACGCGCAGCCTGGCGGCGGCAGCCGTTGAGAATGGCAAGGTCAGGCTCAATGGCAGCCCGACCAAATCGTCGCGCGAAGTAAAACCGCATGATGCGATCGATATCGCCGTCGGCGAACTGCGCTGGTCGGTGATCGTGAAAGGCATCAACGCGCAGCGCCGCCCGGCCGCCGAAGCGCGCCTGCTCTATGAGGAAACCGAAGCCAGCCTGGCGCGCCGGACGCGGGAAGCCGAGATGCGCAAGCTCGCTCCGGTGCCGGGGTCGGATCTGAAAGGCCGACCTACCAAGCGGTCGGGGCGCCTGATAAGGAGAGTTGGCGCTTAG